Genomic DNA from Acetilactobacillus jinshanensis:
ATCCAGTTTCCATGGCAGTCTTCCTGGTTATGCCGCAATGGATTCATGGTTCACCGGTTATACCAAGAACTATGCCCTATCGATCTGGACCGGTTATGATCATCAGATGAAACCAGGTCATTACGTTAGCGGTTCGGAAGTCAATATTGCCCAAAACTTCTATAAGTACGCAATGCAATACGCTCAGCGTAACAAGCCGAACGAAGACTGGACTCAACCAAGCGACGTTGGCAGTATCCAGCGTGATGGCCGAACCGAATACTATGTAGTTGGTCATCCTGGTGATGCTCAAGCTAAGACTAATGATTCGTCTAGTAAGGCCGCTAAGACCAGTGATACTAACAAAGATAAGAAAGATAATTCTAGAAACTCTGATTCTAGTTCTTCCAGTTCAACTGAAAACCATAAGACTTCTTCTGGTAACAACGGTTCTGGAAATAATGATAAATCAAGTTCTAGTAAGTCTAACGATACTGACGTACCGAAGGGTAAAGCTTCAACAAACAGTACCCAGAATTCAAGTCAGCCTCAAGCTAAGAACAGTCAAAACAGCAATGCTTCTAGCACGTCACAACCAAGTTAAGATTTGTTGAATGATAATAAAAAATGCCAGCTAACTTAATTGTTAGCTGGCATTTTATTTTACTTTGATATAGAAATTAAATCTTAAAGATTGGAATATCGGGACCCTTTTGATCATTAGTGGGATGATTGTTGAGACGATGCTGATTCTTTTCCTGATTAATAGCGTTCTGTAACGCCTGCGGAGTCCGAATGTTACGATTTTCCCAACTGTTAAGAATTCGATCAATGTAGCGGAGGTTATAGACCTGACTTAAAACGGCTTCCCGTAAAGCTAACACAATCATTTTTGGTGAATAATGATCATCAGTCATCCAACCATCGATCGTCTGCGCTTCCATCGGTGACAGGTCACGCCCAAATTCTTTAGCAATCGTCCTAAAAACTTGGTCTCGGGCGGAAACGGTAACTGAATTAGTGTTAGTCCGGCTAATATTGTTTAGCGACCAGTTTTCATTATTATCCTGATTGCTATGACTTAATTGATCTAGTTTCTGGTACATCAAAGAAAAGTCATAGGCATCCGTTTCATGATGATCTTCATCTTGAGTAGTGTTGATCGTCATTAACTTCTTTTGGATCAGTTTGTGTAAAATCTCATAAACCTGATTTTTAGAAAATCCAGTGGACTTAATCAATGAATTGACGTCCGGGAACTTAATTCCTTCGTCGGAGTAACGTTTAATCTGTAAATACATTACTAATTCATTAGGGTTCATATTCAGTTTCGTAAAGTTGGAAAGTAGATAATTGGAAATGGTCGTCTGGCCGTTCTCAATTAATTTAAGCGCAAATGAATCCATGTTAATCCCTTCTCATCCGTGATGTTGGGTACAAAAAAGAGCAGCTATAAAACGGCCGCCCTTTTTTATAAAATTAATGATTTTTATGGGTGTAAACGATTTAGAAGACGTGGGAATGGAATACATTCACGAACGTGGTCTTCTAACGTAATCCAGGTTAAGAATCGTTCTAAGCCCATTCCGAATCCGGAATGCGGAACACTGCCGTACTTACGTAAGTCTAAATACCAGTCATAAGACTTTTCGTTTAAGCCATACTTCTTAATCTGTTTCTTTAAGTAGTTATAGTCAGTAGCACGTTCAGAGCCACCGATAATTTCACCATAACCTTCAGGTGCTAATAAGTCGGCACAGATTACTAACTTATCATCATCCGGATCAGGCTTCATGTAGAACGGCTTAGCGGACTTAGGATAGTTCATAACAAAGACCGGTCGTTTGTATTGATCAGCTAAGAATGATTCTTCTGGAGAACCAAAACCATTACCCCACTTAAAGTCCAAGCCACCTTTATGAAGCATCTTAACGGCTTCATTATAGGTGATACGAGGATAAGGTAACTTAGTATAAGCCTTTAAAGTATCAACGTTACGACCTAATAACTTTAATTCGTACTGACAGTTATCAATGATACTTTGGACTAAGTATGCGATGTACTGTTCTTGAATCTTTAAACTTTGATCCTGATGACAAAATGCCATTTCTGGTTCGATCATCCAGAATTCAGTTAAATGACGACGGGTCTTTGATTTTTCAGCTCGGAATGTCGGGCCAAATGAATAGACACGACCGAATGCTTCAGCGCCGGCTTCTTCATATAACTGACCACTTTGGGATAAGTAAGCATCGTGATCAAAGTATTCAGTATGGAATAAATGAGTAGTACCTTCAGGTGCGTTAGCGGTAAAGATTGGAGCGTCAAATTGAACAAAGCCGTGTTTGTGGAAGAAACGATACGTAGCACGTTTAACTTCGTCTCGAATCTTTAAAACGGCAAATGGACGACGGGATCTGATCCATAAATGACGATGATCCAAAAGGAAGTCAATCCCATGATCCTTTGGTGTGATCGGGTAATTTTCAGCCTTTTGAATTACATCGATGTCCTTGACCTGCATTTCGTAACCGAAGTGAGATCTCTTATCTTCATCGATCGTACCCGTTACCCACATACTAGTTTCTTGACCGATATGTTTAGCAACGTCCATTAATTTAGCGGAAACGTTTTTCTGGTTAACGACTCCCTGGAAGAAAGCAGTTCCATCACGTAACTGTAAGAATACAATCTTTCCACTTGATCTTCTATCTGTTAGCCAAACACCAATTTTGACGGTTTCGCCAACATGATCTTTAGCGTCTGCAATATGAATTTGTTTCAATTCGGGTTCCCTCCAATACTTAGTGCTTTAAGTATAACATTTCTAAAGTTTTCTTTATACATTAGTTATAAGCTGTAGTGATTTACCGGTGCTGTATTTAAAAGTATGGTAGCAAAGTTGTTTATTATGATTTTCATAGCTAGCGATCCATACGGTTTTACCATTAAAGATCGCTGGTGCGACACTAATGATTTTACGGGCGTGATCCTGAACCCTAACTCGATTCATAATTGCTGATCGACTAACCCCGCTGTTAATTGAAACGGTACGCACTAATTTATGGTGCTTATTCATAATCACGTACATCTTTTTATCACGCTTGTTGGGTCCACCAATGGTGTAATACGTATGATTAAGATCACTCATGTAAAAACTGTTAGCACGTTTAATGCCTTCAGTTTTCTGAGCGGTATTAAATGATTGGACCCGAGCTTGACGCATCGGTCGCTGAGCGATAAACAGCATAATGATTAAGCCGATGATGATGACTAAAACAACGATGGAGATTGACTTTAATAATTTTCGGTCACGCTGTTTACGCAACGTTTCCGCTTGCATAATTCTCACGATGAACTTCCTTAAATAACATGATTTAGTGCCGATAAAAATATTATATCAAATCTGGGTTAAAATTACCCATTAAATTTGACCTTCCGCTGATTAATTATAACGCCCTGTGGCAATGCTCGGGCAAACTGCTTAAAGTACGGATGATTCAAAATTCGGCCGTCAAAAATTACGAGCCTGTTTTTATGAGTCGGCAGATAATTCAAGCTCCGTTTAATAATTAAAATTATTTCTGGTAACTGCATCAGACGTTTCACGTCTTGATGTGACTGCTTAATTTGATGGACCTTAGCTTTGTAATACATGTTCTCGTTCGTATCCAACGGTAAATCCGCAATGATTAACTCACCGAATTCCTTGGGGTAATTAAAATTTAACTGGTTAAACCAGGTCAAGTTAGTGAACACGATTGCTCTCTGAGCGTTGGTCAAGCGTTTCAAGATCCGTTTCTTGCTGCCGTTGATTCCAAGTGCATAGACGGGTTCTTCGACTTGATCAACGTCCGTCAAAACGTTGAAAGTTCCGGTCATTAACTTTAGAGATGAAAAACCAACTAATAATCGCTGGGGTTTCTTGCTGGCTTTCGCCAATATTAATGTTGCTAGAGCTTTACAATATTGATCCGGCTGATGAAATAATGACGAAGTCTGGTAGACGTTAATAGCAGGCTTCGCTTCACTGATCTTGTCTAAATCTGATTTCTGACGAGTATTAGATAACGGTAGTTTCATCCTGGAATTAGTGAGCTTAGCGCCGTTTACCATCAACGCATGATCCGTAAAAATCATTGGTCTGAAGTATTGGTACAAGTCTTTTTCCAAATGATTGCCGATACTGATTAGGCCACCCTTTAAATAACATGACGCTACATTGTGAGGCTCGTTAGTGATGGCTTTAAAGATACAGTTTTCGGGATGAGACTGGATTTGATCGATGATGGCGTTGAACATATCTTTAGCGTTAATTAACATGCTGACGTGGTGGTAATAGTTATCCATTTCAAGGCGGTTAATCCGGCGATAACTGCGCTTTCCACTCATGTCCTGGAAGTAATTGGTAATCTTCTTGATGATGTTAATATCGTGATTCAAAACCTGAAAATTAGGGTTTTCCTTATTAATGTATTTTTGAAATTTCTTTAACGACGGCATCGTTAGCATATGTTTACCGACAGGTGTTAATAACCGTCGCTGGAGAAACGTAATTGAGAACCGGTACATGATCTTTTGATAAGCTCGACTTAATTCCGCTAACGCACCCTGGATTAACTTTAATTTGCGTCTAACGGTAAAGTGATTAGGTAAAATATCGTAAAGATTATGGTTATGTGTCTGGTGAAGATCACCCATAATTTTACGAGTCTCAATATTAATTAGATTCAAATTAAAGTTGAAGCGGTACTGGCTAATCTCAGCCTGTGGCAACTTATCAGCTTCATCAATCACCAGATACGGATGTTTACTCAAATGACTGAGTTCTTTAGCGTGGGTACATAGATATGAATGACTGACGATGATGAAATTAACCCGGTGGGCGGCAATTTGATGCTGACGAATAAAGTCCTGGTAATAAAACGGATTGTGACGGTGCTGAGTCTGATCTTGATAATGACGCACTTCATTAAGGTACGGAATCTTTGGGTTAATGTGGAGTTCATTTAAGTCACCGGTTGTCGTAATCGTTAACCAGACTAAAATCATTGCTTTAACGAGCTGGGTCTGATTAGATTTTTCATGAACCCGAAGCGTATTAAAGTACCGGTTTAGATCAATGTAATTAGCACTGTCCTTAATGATTAACTTAGAGACATGGAACGGCAATAAATTATTCAGGGTTGGAATCGTCTGGTCCCATAACTGCTTGCGTAGAAGTTTGGAAGCCGTACTAATGATAACGACCTGGTGCTGATTATGACTTAGGTAAGCTAACGGTAACGTGTAACCAATCTTTCGGCCCATCCCCATCGCAACTTCGAACATCCAGTTACTTGGCTTTTTATCCTTAGTGTAGTTGCGGTAGATTTCGTTCATCATCTTGGCCTGCTGAGGATACCATTCCAATTGACTTTGGTATAACCGAAGTTTTTCAGGCTTAGACGTCGGAAATTTGTAGGTCGTTTTATCGTCATGACGACGGTTAATGTTATTACGTCTTAGGACTAGTCCCCGCTTTACTCTTAAGTATGATGATAACGGTCGGTGAATATCTTTAACTTGTTGAAGGGTGTCCTTAAACATCTCCATCGTGTTCCGTGGCAACTTAGGCTGAATCTTAATGATGCCCTTTAGGGTGTCGTACGGGAGACTTCGTAACCGATTAATTAAAAGAATTAATAAATAAGCCGTTGCGTAGGCGTCACTGCTGGCGGAATGCGGATGTTTATGAATAATATTAAAATAGCTGCTGATTCGACGTAATTGATAACTGGGCAGCGTTGGTAAAAGAATCTGGCTCATCGTGACCGTATCAATTGCCTTGATCTTTAGCTGTGGATAACCAATTTGTTTCAATTCATAATTAAGGAACGGAAAGTCAAAATTGACGTTGTGGGCCACAAATACGGTGTTCTGTAGCATGTGATACAAAAGGCTCGCAATATCTCGAAAACTCGGCGCATTTTTCACCATGGCGTTGGTAATCCCGGTTAATTGTGTAATTCGTTCGGGGATTGCTTTTAGCGGGTTGATTAAAGTTGAGAAAGAATCAATTATTTTTTGGTCTTGAACAAACGTACAACTGAACTGAATAATGCGGTCATCAGCTGATGCGTCGGTTCCGGTCGCTTCAAGGTCGACTACTGAGTAGATAGTCTTTTTATTCATAAACATTCACCAATCTATTATCAAAATTACGTCTATTCCTATCGTACTACACTTTCTTTTAGCTTGAGAAACATTCGGACAAATTATCCAGCGGTGCAATGATACGGGAGTCGTTTCACTAGGTTATACGATGTGATATTATTTAAAATGTCTATCAATTATTGAAAGAATGATATTTTTGTTACACCAAGCGATCGGAAAAAGTCACGCTAAAATCATTTTAATGGGCGAACACAGTGCCGTTTATGGTGAACCTGCTGTGGTATTACCGATTTCAAACGTTGGCATGACCGTTACAATTAAACCAACTTTAAACAATCGAATTTTACAATGTAAATATTTTATTGGTTCAATCGAAAAGGCCCCTTCTAATATGCTGGGTACGCAACGATTGATTCAATCGTTATTAACCCGTTTTCATCAAACTAACGCCACCTTTTCAATGCAAATTGAAAGCACGATTCCGTCTGAACGAGGGATGGGTTCATCGGCTGCGACTGCCGTAGCCGTCACCAGAGCTTTATATAAGTACTTCAAGCAACCGTTGACCCATACTCAGTTATTAAAGGATGCCAACATTGAAGAAAAGATTACGCACGGTAATCCGAGTGGTATGGATGCGGCCACCACTGCCGCTAGTCAACCGGTTTGGTTCACAAAGGGTCAGCCGATTCAATCAACATCGATTAATTTGGATGGCGAATTGGTAATTGCCGATAGTGGTGTTAAAGGTCGAACCGATATTGCCGTTAATTCAGTCCATGAAAAGGTCGTTAACGATCCAACGTTTGGTAAAACTCATATTCAAGGTCTTGGGAGATTAGCCAAAGACGCTAAGCAACGATTAGCTAATAATCAGATCGTTCAACTAGGCCAGGATATGAGTAATGCTCAGTACCACTTGGCTAAATTAGGGGTCAGCTGTGATCCGTTAGATAACCTAATCCATACCGCAAAAGCTAACGGTGCTTACGGTGCTAAACTAACCGGCAGTGGCCTTGGTGGCTGCATGATTGCGTTAGTTAAAGATGATGCCCAAGCTAAAAAAGTTTCGAAAGCGTTACTAAAAGCTGGAGCTGTCGATACCTGGCTTCAGCCTTTTAGTTTGGCTTCGGGAGGTCAGAATGCTTAGTAAAGAGCCAGTCTTAGCACGTGCTCATACGAACATCGCAGTCATTAAATACTGGGGTAAAGCTGACGAAAAGATCATTATTCCACAGAGCAGCAGCCTATCCTTAACGCTAAAGGAATTTTATACAGACACCGCCGTTAAATTCTTAAATGATTTAAAGCAGGATCAAATCAGGATTAATCATCAGCGGATTCCCGTAAGTAAAAAAATCATGGCGGTATTAAATCTAGTCCGTAAACTAGCTAATACTAAAGCTCACGCTGTGGTTAATTCGGTTAATCACGTTCCAACGTCGGCTGGATTAGCGTCATCTGCTTCTGGCTTATCAGCTTTAGCGTTAGCCAGTAGCTATGCTGCCGGGTTACGCTTATCAAAACAGGATCTGTCCCGTTTAGCACGTCATGGTTCTGGTTCGGCATCCCGCTCGATTTTCGGTGGCTGGGTCGAATGGCAACGTGGCCATGACAATCATTCGTCATACGCGTTTCCAATCAAAGACAGTACCTTAAATGATGTTGATATGATTGCGATTATCATTAAAAAGACACCGAAAAAGATTAGCAGTCGTCAAGGAATGCGTCGAAGCGTCAAGACTTCACCCTATTATGGAGCGTGGAAAGAAACGACCGCTAAGGATCTAACGACGGCGGTTAACGCACTTCAAAATGATGATTTTAGGACGTTGGGACATGTTGCAGAAACCAACGCGATGCGCATGCACGCCTTAACACTGAGTGCTGATCCGCCGTTCATGTATTTCAACGGTGACACCATTAAAATTATTGATCTAATTAATGATCTGCAGGCTAAGGGTGTGAATTGTTACTACACGATCGATGCCGGACCGAACGTTAAGGTCATTTGTCAGCATTGTGACAGTTTACGGATTAAACGTTATTTATCGAAATTCTTTAACCCAAATAAAATTGTGATTTCGGGGCCTGGCCCAGGCGCCCATTTAATTCAGAAATAAATTAGAGATTATCAATAGTAGAAAGAAAAGGTCTGATCGTTTGATAAAAGTAATAGCTCCTGGAAAATTGTATATCGCTGGTGAATATGCCGTTGTTGACGGGATGCCGTCAATCGTCGTGGCGTTGAACCAATACATAACGGTTGAAATTTCCGCTGGCCATAAATACGGCAGCATCATTTCTAAACAGTACCAAGC
This window encodes:
- a CDS encoding DnaD domain protein; its protein translation is MDSFALKLIENGQTTISNYLLSNFTKLNMNPNELVMYLQIKRYSDEGIKFPDVNSLIKSTGFSKNQVYEILHKLIQKKLMTINTTQDEDHHETDAYDFSLMYQKLDQLSHSNQDNNENWSLNNISRTNTNSVTVSARDQVFRTIAKEFGRDLSPMEAQTIDGWMTDDHYSPKMIVLALREAVLSQVYNLRYIDRILNSWENRNIRTPQALQNAINQEKNQHRLNNHPTNDQKGPDIPIFKI
- the asnS gene encoding asparagine--tRNA ligase, whose protein sequence is MKQIHIADAKDHVGETVKIGVWLTDRRSSGKIVFLQLRDGTAFFQGVVNQKNVSAKLMDVAKHIGQETSMWVTGTIDEDKRSHFGYEMQVKDIDVIQKAENYPITPKDHGIDFLLDHRHLWIRSRRPFAVLKIRDEVKRATYRFFHKHGFVQFDAPIFTANAPEGTTHLFHTEYFDHDAYLSQSGQLYEEAGAEAFGRVYSFGPTFRAEKSKTRRHLTEFWMIEPEMAFCHQDQSLKIQEQYIAYLVQSIIDNCQYELKLLGRNVDTLKAYTKLPYPRITYNEAVKMLHKGGLDFKWGNGFGSPEESFLADQYKRPVFVMNYPKSAKPFYMKPDPDDDKLVICADLLAPEGYGEIIGGSERATDYNYLKKQIKKYGLNEKSYDWYLDLRKYGSVPHSGFGMGLERFLTWITLEDHVRECIPFPRLLNRLHP
- a CDS encoding DUF5590 domain-containing protein; this translates as MQAETLRKQRDRKLLKSISIVVLVIIIGLIIMLFIAQRPMRQARVQSFNTAQKTEGIKRANSFYMSDLNHTYYTIGGPNKRDKKMYVIMNKHHKLVRTVSINSGVSRSAIMNRVRVQDHARKIISVAPAIFNGKTVWIASYENHNKQLCYHTFKYSTGKSLQLITNV
- a CDS encoding exonuclease domain-containing protein gives rise to the protein MNKKTIYSVVDLEATGTDASADDRIIQFSCTFVQDQKIIDSFSTLINPLKAIPERITQLTGITNAMVKNAPSFRDIASLLYHMLQNTVFVAHNVNFDFPFLNYELKQIGYPQLKIKAIDTVTMSQILLPTLPSYQLRRISSYFNIIHKHPHSASSDAYATAYLLILLINRLRSLPYDTLKGIIKIQPKLPRNTMEMFKDTLQQVKDIHRPLSSYLRVKRGLVLRRNNINRRHDDKTTYKFPTSKPEKLRLYQSQLEWYPQQAKMMNEIYRNYTKDKKPSNWMFEVAMGMGRKIGYTLPLAYLSHNQHQVVIISTASKLLRKQLWDQTIPTLNNLLPFHVSKLIIKDSANYIDLNRYFNTLRVHEKSNQTQLVKAMILVWLTITTTGDLNELHINPKIPYLNEVRHYQDQTQHRHNPFYYQDFIRQHQIAAHRVNFIIVSHSYLCTHAKELSHLSKHPYLVIDEADKLPQAEISQYRFNFNLNLINIETRKIMGDLHQTHNHNLYDILPNHFTVRRKLKLIQGALAELSRAYQKIMYRFSITFLQRRLLTPVGKHMLTMPSLKKFQKYINKENPNFQVLNHDINIIKKITNYFQDMSGKRSYRRINRLEMDNYYHHVSMLINAKDMFNAIIDQIQSHPENCIFKAITNEPHNVASCYLKGGLISIGNHLEKDLYQYFRPMIFTDHALMVNGAKLTNSRMKLPLSNTRQKSDLDKISEAKPAINVYQTSSLFHQPDQYCKALATLILAKASKKPQRLLVGFSSLKLMTGTFNVLTDVDQVEEPVYALGINGSKKRILKRLTNAQRAIVFTNLTWFNQLNFNYPKEFGELIIADLPLDTNENMYYKAKVHQIKQSHQDVKRLMQLPEIILIIKRSLNYLPTHKNRLVIFDGRILNHPYFKQFARALPQGVIINQRKVKFNG
- the mvk gene encoding mevalonate kinase, producing the protein MLHQAIGKSHAKIILMGEHSAVYGEPAVVLPISNVGMTVTIKPTLNNRILQCKYFIGSIEKAPSNMLGTQRLIQSLLTRFHQTNATFSMQIESTIPSERGMGSSAATAVAVTRALYKYFKQPLTHTQLLKDANIEEKITHGNPSGMDAATTAASQPVWFTKGQPIQSTSINLDGELVIADSGVKGRTDIAVNSVHEKVVNDPTFGKTHIQGLGRLAKDAKQRLANNQIVQLGQDMSNAQYHLAKLGVSCDPLDNLIHTAKANGAYGAKLTGSGLGGCMIALVKDDAQAKKVSKALLKAGAVDTWLQPFSLASGGQNA
- the mvaD gene encoding diphosphomevalonate decarboxylase — translated: MLSKEPVLARAHTNIAVIKYWGKADEKIIIPQSSSLSLTLKEFYTDTAVKFLNDLKQDQIRINHQRIPVSKKIMAVLNLVRKLANTKAHAVVNSVNHVPTSAGLASSASGLSALALASSYAAGLRLSKQDLSRLARHGSGSASRSIFGGWVEWQRGHDNHSSYAFPIKDSTLNDVDMIAIIIKKTPKKISSRQGMRRSVKTSPYYGAWKETTAKDLTTAVNALQNDDFRTLGHVAETNAMRMHALTLSADPPFMYFNGDTIKIIDLINDLQAKGVNCYYTIDAGPNVKVICQHCDSLRIKRYLSKFFNPNKIVISGPGPGAHLIQK